The sequence below is a genomic window from Terriglobales bacterium.
AAAAAGTTGTGAATTCGCAAGCGCTTAGCCCCCCACACTGCCGATAAGAACGCGCCATCAGAACCTCATAAGATCCTTGCCGGCGACGACTTCGCCGTCGAAGACCTTCTTCGCTCGTCGGACGATCTCGCCCGCGCCTTCGGGAGGAATGATGTGCGTGAATAGAATCTTCTTAACGCCGGCTTTGGAGGCCAGTTCTCCCGCCTGCTCCGGCGTGCAGTGATACCGTTTCAGCCGCTCCGCTGACTCCGGCTTTCGCACCCGGTCAAAGTACTCCGGAAGATAGGCCTCACTCACCAGCACGTCCGCGCCCTTCACCGCGCGCACCGTGTCCTCGTGCGGGTGGTAATCGCCGCTGAAAACGATCACGCGCCCATGCGATTCGAACCGGTAGCCGAACGCCGGGATTACCGGCGCATGATCGACCGTGAAAGCAATGATCTTCACCTCGCCATCGTCGTACACAACACCCGGTTGGATGACGTGCGTGCTGATCTCAGCCCCAGCGCCGGGAAGCATCTCAGTCAAGTCGCGGCGGATGTGGATGTCCTCGGCCAAGAATTGCTTCATGCCGTCGGCGAGCTCCGCGACACCTTTTGGACCGTAAAGTTCGAGTGGCCTGCTGCGGCCCATGATCCATGTGGTGGTGAACAGGTCGGGCAAGTCCGCCGTGTGATCAGAATGCAGGTGCGTGAGAAAGACGGCGTCGATACGCGACGGTCGCCTCTGCAGCGCCGCCAAACGCATGGTGACTCCCCGCCCGGTATCTACAATGAACACCTTCTCACCCACAAGCACCGCATTGGCGGGTCCCGCGCGTTCGGGATCAGGCGCCGGGAATCCCGTCCCCAGCAGTATCCCCTGCATCACCACCGAGGCTTGGGGCGCTGATTGCGCCTCGCTTATGCCAACCGCAAGTACGAGCACACAAAGAACAGCAATCTGTAATCGCATGCGCTCCTTCTTGCCTGAGGCCCTGTTCCACTCGGGCGAGTTTGCAACTAACGACCGGGTGATAGGGACAGAACACCAGGTGTATCGGGCCGGAAGTCATTTCGGGGTCGCGCGACGACCCAAGAATACAGAGAACGACGGACAACTTACGGTCCGACCGCCGAGATAGCTCTTTCGCCGCCCCGTTCTGCCGCCAATCTCCACGCCAATAACGGCCACAGCATCAGCGCCACTGCCGCTAAGGCGACAATCACCCCGTTCACCTTGAAATACGTATTTGGCTGCTTCGCAAGTTCCACTGCAGTCGCCACCAATCCAGGCAAAGCGGCGATCAGGAAATAAGCTAGGGTATTGAAGCGTACCAAGCCTCTTACTCCGGCCCATACAACGCCTAGCAGCACAACTTGGATCACCAGGCGCTTCACGAAATCCGCCGGGCTGCCCCAGTCACCCACCAGGGCCGCCGCCCCGCCCACCAGCAGTGCCGACTGCATCCAGCGCTTTCGCAGGTAGCAGGCAATAAAACCGGTTATCAAACCAACCGCGCCGGTGACCAGGATTCCAGTGCTCAGTGCGTGCCCGAGTGCGCTCGCCGCCGGCGCAAAACCATCCAGGCGTGACGGCACCGTTGCCGGGAAAGAGCGCATCATCGTGGGCAACGCGCGCGACGCAAGTTGCGCCAGCCGCTGCAGTCCGGCCAAGGCCGCCGTTCCGCCCAGGGCGATGACGAGCGCGTCGCGGTAGTACGTGGCGGGCATGCCGCTCCATGCCGAGAGCCTCTCCTCGCCATAGCTCCGCGCCAAGAAAAACCATGCCAGTCCCAACAGGAAGTACGCCAACGTATACGACAGAAGAGTCGCGAGAAACAGCGACACGCCGGAGATCGCCTCGAAGGTGCGCAACGGGATCGCGGTGGGGTAATTCGCCAACAACTGTGGGATGCCGGTGATCGTCACCAGCGCGGTCCCAGCCAGCGCCACCAGCGCCCACTTCGACAGGCGCTTCCACGGCACCGTCTGCCGCTGCAGGTTTCTGAAAAACAAGACCAGCGCGCTCACCGCGAGGGCGGCGATTAACAGGATCTGCCACACCAACTGCAGCACCCGCGCCAGGGTGCGCTTCTGCTGGTCCCGCTCCCACTGCTCGGGAATCTTGAAGAAGACCCGGTAGCCGGAGACTTCGTTGCCCTGGACTTTCAGTTCCATGCGCACGTACGCCGCATCCGCGCTTGAGCCCGCTGCCGCTTGCTTTTCCTCCCACACGAAACGGTGATCGGTGCGTGCCGGACGCGCATCGGCCGAGGAATCCACCAGCTTCCATTTTTCCAAGTCCACTTGTTTCTTCTCGCGCAGATACTTCTCGGCTAGAGCCTGCGCTTCCTCGCGCGACAGCTTTGCGCCGAACGCTTTTTCTTCCAGGGTGTGGTGAACCGCGTGCACGGCGCCGTCCGGACGCAGCACGACCGCGTACTCATCCTGCTCACCGTCGCGGAAGT
It includes:
- a CDS encoding MBL fold metallo-hydrolase; translation: MRLQIAVLCVLVLAVGISEAQSAPQASVVMQGILLGTGFPAPDPERAGPANAVLVGEKVFIVDTGRGVTMRLAALQRRPSRIDAVFLTHLHSDHTADLPDLFTTTWIMGRSRPLELYGPKGVAELADGMKQFLAEDIHIRRDLTEMLPGAGAEISTHVIQPGVVYDDGEVKIIAFTVDHAPVIPAFGYRFESHGRVIVFSGDYHPHEDTVRAVKGADVLVSEAYLPEYFDRVRKPESAERLKRYHCTPEQAGELASKAGVKKILFTHIIPPEGAGEIVRRAKKVFDGEVVAGKDLMRF